The following proteins come from a genomic window of Paenibacillus sp. CAA11:
- a CDS encoding iron chelate uptake ABC transporter family permease subunit, protein MRLTGNLLKFTILIALAVLLIALFMVIQSGGNWDYVLERRGKKILAIALTGGCIAYATVIFQTLTNNRILTPGIMGMDSLYMLFQTFAVFAFGTTHVSFMNKNLNFAISVGLMVLFALVLHRFLFRREGRNIYLLLLVGLILGTLFQSMSSFMEVLIDPNEFLVLQGKMFASFNNVNTDLLIVSAVAIALVTLYASRYHKYLDVLALGRDQALNLGIDYNYVVKRLLIVVMVLVSISTALVGPIMFLGLLVVNLAHQLFRTHRHQILIWGSVLISIVALVFGQLIVERVFTFATTVSVIVNFIGGVYFIYLLLKENKSW, encoded by the coding sequence ATGAGATTAACCGGTAATCTTCTCAAATTCACCATTCTGATCGCTCTGGCAGTGCTGTTAATTGCGTTGTTTATGGTCATTCAGTCCGGCGGCAACTGGGATTACGTGCTTGAAAGGCGAGGCAAGAAAATCCTCGCCATTGCGCTTACGGGCGGATGCATTGCCTATGCTACAGTCATCTTTCAGACCCTTACCAACAACCGGATCCTAACACCGGGGATCATGGGGATGGATTCCCTTTATATGCTGTTCCAGACCTTTGCGGTCTTTGCATTTGGCACTACGCATGTCAGCTTCATGAACAAAAACTTGAATTTTGCCATTTCCGTAGGGCTCATGGTCCTGTTTGCTTTGGTGCTGCACCGCTTCCTGTTCCGTAGGGAAGGACGGAATATATATTTGCTGCTGCTGGTTGGTCTGATTCTGGGAACGCTGTTCCAGAGCATGTCCTCTTTCATGGAAGTGCTGATTGATCCGAACGAGTTCCTGGTATTGCAAGGGAAAATGTTCGCCAGCTTTAATAACGTCAACACCGACCTGCTTATTGTGTCCGCTGTTGCTATTGCCCTGGTTACGCTCTATGCCAGTAGGTATCACAAATATCTGGATGTGCTTGCGCTAGGCAGGGATCAGGCGCTGAACCTCGGGATTGATTACAACTATGTCGTCAAGCGACTGCTGATTGTCGTGATGGTGCTTGTGTCCATATCGACCGCTCTGGTCGGACCAATCATGTTCCTTGGTCTGCTGGTTGTAAATCTGGCGCATCAATTGTTCCGGACACACCGCCATCAGATTTTGATCTGGGGCTCGGTCCTGATCAGCATTGTAGCACTGGTCTTCGGCCAGCTGATAGTGGAGCGGGTATTTACGTTCGCCACAACGGTCAGCGTGATTGTGAATTTCATCGGCGGCGTTTACTTCATTTATTTGCTGCTAAAGGAGAATAAGTCGTGGTAG
- a CDS encoding histidine kinase N-terminal 7TM domain-containing diguanylate cyclase has product MLLSFAFLLAGLLIFWGALFARKHRNVVGANYLFILCLLAELIIFTSNMEIVSTRLADKLLWRNLQQPGYFYTPVLIYLLARSYAMQSSSLSKRKIAALLAVPTAALILIYSGYYMRSQVGLDDSGTLVVKSTPLETLFLLYGLLLSILGIVFLLKSAISTRGTQRRQLLTLAIGIALPLIISWLRGMELFPIKGYGASIAVTYIPSCFCIFWGVFKYQLFRIVPLARDKLFDVMREGIVVLDARGVIVDVNSAAVRMLQCMGAASKPANGMVLSSLLPKQWQDSWMGAHGKQAETEFEISFQNRNTEGHYSVRVLPIIYGKGVFAGSMSVLTDVTEVKQIEQQLRIRAVTDGLTGIYNRTGFIEQSEGYFWLPYQEDQPLVLLLMDIDYFKKINDQYGHMSGDDTIRAFSSMVLDLIGPNAVFGRVGGEEFALTLPYTSLEEAWELAEVIRAAAERLQVQGHGGHIIRFTVSVGAAIRSEENSSYERLYFLADEALYEAKQDGRNRVCVSSCADKSILA; this is encoded by the coding sequence ATGCTGTTGTCATTCGCTTTTCTGCTTGCAGGATTGCTCATTTTTTGGGGAGCCCTGTTCGCAAGGAAACACCGTAACGTTGTTGGGGCAAACTATTTGTTTATTCTTTGTCTGCTGGCCGAGCTGATCATTTTTACGTCCAATATGGAGATTGTATCTACGAGGCTGGCGGATAAATTATTATGGCGGAATTTGCAGCAGCCCGGTTATTTCTATACTCCGGTACTGATATATTTATTGGCCAGGTCCTATGCCATGCAGTCATCCAGCTTGTCCAAGAGGAAGATTGCTGCTTTGCTGGCCGTGCCTACAGCGGCCCTCATATTAATCTATTCAGGCTACTACATGCGCAGTCAGGTGGGCCTTGATGATTCGGGTACGCTTGTTGTGAAGTCTACACCTTTAGAAACTCTATTTTTGCTATATGGCCTTCTACTTAGCATTCTGGGTATCGTATTTCTATTAAAATCGGCGATATCTACAAGGGGAACGCAGCGAAGGCAGCTGCTCACCTTGGCTATAGGCATAGCCCTGCCGCTGATTATTTCCTGGCTGCGGGGGATGGAGCTGTTCCCGATTAAAGGCTACGGTGCTTCAATTGCGGTTACTTATATCCCGTCCTGCTTCTGTATTTTCTGGGGGGTCTTCAAATATCAGCTGTTTCGAATTGTTCCACTAGCCAGAGACAAGCTGTTTGATGTCATGAGGGAGGGCATCGTGGTCCTCGACGCCAGAGGTGTTATCGTCGATGTCAATTCGGCAGCGGTACGAATGCTGCAGTGCATGGGGGCTGCCTCAAAGCCCGCTAACGGCATGGTGCTGTCAAGCTTGCTGCCTAAGCAGTGGCAGGATTCATGGATGGGAGCACACGGGAAGCAAGCCGAGACGGAATTTGAGATCTCGTTCCAGAACCGGAATACAGAAGGTCACTATTCAGTTCGAGTTCTGCCGATCATCTATGGCAAAGGCGTCTTCGCCGGATCGATGTCGGTGTTGACAGATGTGACTGAAGTCAAGCAGATTGAACAGCAGCTTCGAATCCGGGCAGTTACGGATGGCCTGACCGGCATTTATAACCGGACAGGCTTTATAGAGCAGTCTGAAGGTTATTTTTGGCTTCCTTATCAGGAGGACCAGCCTTTAGTGCTTCTCTTAATGGATATTGACTATTTCAAGAAAATCAATGATCAATATGGCCATATGTCAGGCGATGACACGATCAGAGCATTCTCGTCCATGGTGTTAGATCTGATCGGCCCCAATGCCGTATTTGGAAGGGTAGGCGGAGAAGAATTCGCCTTGACCTTGCCGTACACTTCGCTAGAAGAGGCTTGGGAGCTGGCCGAAGTAATAAGGGCGGCTGCTGAAAGATTGCAGGTTCAAGGGCACGGCGGACATATCATCCGCTTTACAGTCAGTGTGGGTGCTGCGATCCGCAGTGAAGAGAACAGCTCTTATGAGCGGCTGTACTTTTTGGCGGATGAGGCGCTTTACGAGGCCAAGCAGGATGGACGAAATCGGGTATGCGTCTCAAGCTGTGCGGATAAGTCTATTCTTGCCTAA
- a CDS encoding DUF4023 domain-containing protein, with protein sequence MESTHDFVEKVHDTQDKAARNKRQHGKGTPSDKLPTKQHGTKK encoded by the coding sequence GTGGAATCTACCCATGATTTTGTGGAAAAGGTGCACGATACTCAGGACAAGGCAGCGCGCAACAAACGTCAGCATGGTAAAGGCACGCCCAGCGATAAACTGCCCACCAAGCAGCACGGAACTAAGAAATAA
- a CDS encoding siderophore ABC transporter substrate-binding protein, whose translation MMLMLLVLSVVLAACGENKNAGNAGSGKSESGNKQTSAAASEEIVVKHKLGETPVKKNPQKVVVFDFGALDTLDKLGVDVTGVPQDNLPAYLKKYEDSKYTNVGGLKEPDFEKVNAINPDLIVISGRQQDSYDEFNKIAPTIYMGVDTKDYLNSFTSNVKTLGEIFGKEAEADKELAAINDSIKALHDKVTAAGKNALIVLTNEGKLSAYGTGSRFGMIHDLFGFTPVDPNIEVSTHGQSVSFEYVMEKNPDYLFVVDRSAVVAGKGEAAPAKQVIENDLVKNTKAFKEGHIVYLDPNYWYLSGGGLESVAEMIKEVDAGVK comes from the coding sequence ATGATGCTCATGCTGCTTGTGCTGTCCGTAGTGCTTGCTGCATGCGGTGAGAATAAGAATGCCGGCAATGCCGGAAGCGGTAAGAGCGAATCCGGCAATAAGCAAACATCTGCTGCCGCTAGCGAAGAAATTGTAGTTAAGCATAAGCTGGGGGAAACCCCGGTGAAGAAGAACCCTCAGAAAGTCGTAGTATTTGACTTTGGAGCGCTGGATACGCTGGATAAGCTCGGCGTAGACGTAACAGGCGTGCCCCAAGACAATCTTCCTGCTTATTTGAAGAAATACGAGGATTCCAAATATACCAATGTCGGAGGACTGAAGGAGCCGGACTTTGAGAAGGTGAATGCAATTAACCCTGATCTGATCGTCATCTCTGGACGCCAGCAGGATTCATATGATGAGTTCAACAAGATTGCCCCGACCATCTATATGGGCGTAGATACCAAGGACTATTTGAATTCCTTCACCAGCAATGTGAAGACACTTGGCGAGATTTTCGGAAAAGAGGCTGAGGCTGACAAAGAGCTTGCCGCGATTAATGATTCAATCAAGGCGTTGCATGACAAGGTAACTGCTGCAGGCAAAAATGCGCTGATTGTGCTGACGAATGAAGGCAAGCTTAGCGCTTACGGCACAGGTTCCCGCTTCGGCATGATTCATGATCTGTTTGGCTTCACGCCGGTCGATCCTAACATTGAAGTGTCCACGCATGGTCAAAGCGTATCCTTTGAATATGTGATGGAGAAGAACCCGGATTACCTGTTTGTCGTTGACCGCAGCGCGGTAGTTGCTGGAAAAGGCGAAGCCGCACCGGCTAAGCAGGTCATTGAGAACGATCTGGTGAAGAATACGAAGGCCTTCAAAGAAGGACATATCGTCTATCTGGATCCAAACTATTGGTATCTGTCCGGCGGTGGACTGGAGTCTGTAGCGGAAATGATCAAGGAAGTCGACGCAGGAGTGAAATAA
- a CDS encoding carbohydrate ABC transporter permease translates to MYKLKYTSATVFKYLTLVLAALAAIIPILVVFFASLKDKTEYANSSPLAPPTNWLHFDNYQKAFVNGKMLLGFWNTFYILAISVVGAVLIGAMIAFVLNRFNFRGSKILMGAFLLATLIPSVTTQVATYKIVNALHLVDTPGAPIILYLGTDIIAVYIFIQFLDNISVSLDESAMLDGASYFTIFGRIIFPLLAPAIVTVIILKGVGVYNDFYTPFLYMPSDHLQVLSTALFKFKGPYGAQWEVISAAIIITIIPILIIFLSLQKYIYNGFAQGSEK, encoded by the coding sequence ATGTATAAGCTGAAATATACCTCCGCAACCGTATTTAAGTATCTCACTTTAGTACTGGCTGCGCTTGCGGCGATTATTCCGATTCTAGTCGTATTCTTTGCTTCACTCAAAGACAAGACCGAATATGCGAATAGCAGCCCGCTTGCTCCTCCGACAAATTGGCTGCACTTTGATAACTACCAGAAGGCCTTTGTAAACGGGAAAATGTTATTGGGCTTCTGGAACACCTTCTATATTCTGGCCATCTCCGTCGTAGGTGCGGTTCTGATTGGCGCTATGATCGCATTCGTGCTGAACCGCTTCAACTTCCGTGGCAGCAAAATTCTGATGGGGGCCTTCCTGCTTGCTACCTTAATTCCAAGCGTTACGACCCAGGTAGCTACCTACAAAATCGTAAACGCCTTGCATCTGGTAGATACCCCAGGGGCTCCGATCATTCTCTATCTGGGTACAGATATCATCGCCGTATATATCTTTATTCAGTTCCTGGATAATATCTCGGTTTCGCTGGATGAGTCGGCTATGCTGGACGGTGCTTCCTACTTTACAATCTTTGGAAGAATCATCTTCCCGCTGCTTGCACCGGCGATTGTGACCGTAATTATTCTGAAGGGCGTTGGGGTGTATAACGATTTCTATACTCCATTCCTGTACATGCCAAGTGACCATTTGCAAGTGCTCTCGACGGCCTTGTTCAAATTTAAAGGTCCTTATGGCGCACAATGGGAAGTCATCAGTGCGGCAATTATTATAACCATCATTCCGATTCTTATCATATTCCTGTCCCTGCAAAAGTATATTTACAACGGCTTTGCACAAGGTTCCGAAAAATAA
- a CDS encoding acetylxylan esterase codes for MLVDMPMDQLLEYQGSSPKPADFDAYWERALKELDAQSMDYELVPAKFQSPLAECYDLYFTGVGGARVHCKYVKAKNAVEPGPGLAIFHGYSVDCGDWSDKVMYAAHGISVLAMDCRGQGGMSEDTVSVKGTTLRGHIIRGLDDPNPDRLYYRNVFLDTVQTARILMSMPQVDQGRIGVYGQSQGGALTLACAALEPRVKSILPVHPFLTDYRRAWDMNVTTSAYEELVYFFRSFDPNHLREEEIFNKLGYIDIQNLADRIRAQVLFATGLADTICPPSTQFATYNKITSEKELIVYHEYGHEFYPYLADRALLHFLEL; via the coding sequence ATGTTAGTGGATATGCCAATGGACCAGCTGCTTGAATACCAAGGGAGCAGCCCGAAACCAGCTGATTTTGACGCCTACTGGGAGCGAGCGCTGAAGGAGCTGGACGCTCAGTCCATGGACTATGAGCTGGTGCCTGCAAAGTTCCAATCCCCGCTCGCAGAATGCTATGATTTATATTTTACAGGGGTAGGCGGAGCACGTGTGCACTGTAAATATGTGAAGGCGAAGAATGCAGTGGAGCCGGGACCGGGACTGGCCATCTTTCACGGCTATTCCGTAGATTGCGGCGACTGGAGCGACAAGGTGATGTATGCAGCGCACGGCATCAGTGTGCTGGCGATGGACTGCCGCGGTCAAGGCGGTATGTCAGAGGATACGGTGTCTGTGAAAGGCACGACGCTGCGCGGCCATATCATTCGCGGGCTGGATGATCCGAATCCTGACCGGCTGTATTACCGCAATGTCTTCCTTGATACGGTACAGACTGCCCGCATCCTGATGTCCATGCCGCAGGTGGATCAAGGCCGGATCGGCGTGTACGGACAATCCCAGGGCGGGGCACTGACGTTAGCCTGTGCGGCATTGGAGCCGCGAGTGAAGTCCATTCTGCCAGTGCATCCGTTCTTGACCGATTACAGACGGGCTTGGGATATGAATGTGACAACGAGCGCCTATGAAGAGCTGGTGTATTTCTTCCGCTCCTTTGACCCGAATCATCTGAGGGAGGAAGAGATCTTTAACAAGCTGGGGTATATTGACATCCAGAATCTGGCTGATCGAATTCGGGCTCAGGTACTGTTCGCGACAGGACTGGCCGATACCATTTGCCCGCCATCCACCCAGTTTGCAACGTATAACAAGATTACGTCCGAGAAGGAACTGATCGTTTACCATGAGTACGGTCATGAGTTCTACCCTTATTTGGCAGACCGCGCATTGCTGCATTTTCTGGAATTATAA
- a CDS encoding YeiH family protein, which produces MNSAPTQLPNQHAGSKPAKRGSLKTSSLLRWACGLLFTFILAELGSLLAGSGLPGLRQAGPMAIAMLFAIIYRQCFDYPELLRSGIEFSSKILLRLAIILFGFKLNIDVILRQGWQLLLADAAVVLFAIAVMCWIAKKLKADPSLSLLLAIGTGVCGAAAIAAVSPILQSKEEDTAASVGIIALLGTVFALGLAFLEPIVPLSATGYGVWAGTSLHEIAQVVLAGAPAGADGLAMALLAKLGRVLLLVPLCFILMAWRRQGRSQNGQQARVPFPWFLVGFILTSLLGSFVLTDRAPSSAAAALLPRLDHLASFLLIMAMVGFGLNVNFRQLRSRALRPLAAVAVTSLMLSGLSFLFVYLLY; this is translated from the coding sequence ATGAATTCAGCTCCAACCCAACTGCCCAATCAGCACGCAGGCAGCAAGCCTGCCAAGCGGGGATCTCTTAAGACTTCTTCCCTGCTTCGCTGGGCTTGCGGCCTGCTGTTCACCTTCATTCTTGCCGAGCTTGGCAGCCTGCTTGCCGGCAGCGGCCTACCGGGCCTGCGCCAAGCCGGGCCGATGGCAATAGCGATGCTGTTCGCCATCATCTACAGGCAATGCTTCGACTATCCCGAACTGCTGCGGAGCGGCATCGAATTCTCTTCCAAAATACTGCTTCGCCTAGCGATTATTCTGTTCGGCTTCAAACTGAACATTGACGTCATACTTCGGCAAGGCTGGCAGCTCCTGCTGGCCGATGCCGCCGTTGTCCTCTTCGCGATTGCCGTGATGTGCTGGATCGCCAAGAAGCTTAAGGCGGACCCTTCCCTATCCCTGCTGCTCGCCATCGGGACCGGCGTTTGCGGTGCCGCCGCCATTGCGGCTGTATCCCCCATCCTGCAGAGCAAAGAGGAGGATACGGCAGCCAGCGTGGGCATCATCGCCCTGCTCGGCACCGTGTTCGCCTTGGGGCTCGCCTTCCTAGAGCCGATTGTCCCTCTATCGGCCACCGGATACGGCGTCTGGGCGGGCACTAGCTTGCATGAGATCGCCCAGGTCGTGCTGGCAGGGGCCCCAGCCGGGGCAGACGGGCTCGCTATGGCCTTGCTCGCCAAGCTTGGCCGGGTGCTGCTGCTCGTTCCGCTCTGCTTCATACTGATGGCCTGGAGACGCCAAGGACGCAGCCAGAATGGGCAGCAGGCCCGGGTTCCGTTCCCGTGGTTCCTGGTGGGCTTCATCCTCACCAGCCTGCTCGGAAGCTTCGTGCTTACGGACCGTGCGCCCAGCTCTGCTGCGGCAGCCCTGCTTCCAAGGCTGGACCACTTGGCATCCTTCCTGCTCATCATGGCCATGGTCGGCTTCGGCCTGAATGTGAACTTCCGCCAGCTGCGCAGCCGGGCCCTGCGCCCGCTGGCGGCTGTAGCCGTGACCTCGCTCATGCTGTCAGGGCTCAGCTTCCTGTTCGTCTATCTGCTCTACTGA
- a CDS encoding LysR family transcriptional regulator: protein MDQTLLVFVTAAEKGNFTRAAEELHMTQPAVSQYIRSLEQAVGTKLLDRTSKYVKLNPAGKVVYDHAKQILSLYTRMQSLVDDLLHTAGGPLVIGASYTYGEYVLPRLIGRLQKEYPRIRPFISIGNTQEIAESVLEHRLDIGIVEGEYRDARLKVEPFAEDEMYLMVAADHPLATRERVDFAEVAEENWILREPGSGTREAAERLFGELGSRPKRTMEFGSTQLIKESVEAGLGIALLSSHTVSKELKLGTMRMLRIGDSCVRRPFYWVQRNSDTEPKAVRVFIDMLT from the coding sequence ATGGATCAAACCCTGCTTGTGTTTGTCACAGCAGCAGAGAAGGGGAATTTTACACGCGCAGCAGAGGAGCTTCATATGACACAGCCGGCCGTCAGCCAGTATATTCGTTCGCTGGAGCAGGCGGTGGGAACAAAGCTGCTGGACCGAACCAGCAAATATGTGAAGCTCAATCCGGCTGGGAAGGTCGTGTATGACCATGCAAAGCAGATATTAAGCCTGTACACGCGAATGCAGAGCCTGGTCGATGATCTGCTGCATACCGCTGGCGGCCCGCTTGTCATTGGGGCAAGCTACACCTATGGCGAATATGTGCTTCCGCGGCTGATCGGCAGGCTGCAGAAGGAGTATCCGCGGATCAGGCCGTTCATATCGATCGGAAATACGCAGGAGATTGCCGAATCGGTGCTGGAGCACAGGCTGGATATCGGCATTGTTGAAGGGGAGTACCGGGATGCCAGGCTGAAGGTCGAGCCCTTTGCTGAAGATGAGATGTATCTGATGGTTGCCGCAGACCATCCGCTTGCCACTAGGGAGCGGGTGGATTTTGCCGAGGTGGCGGAGGAGAACTGGATTCTACGTGAACCCGGCTCGGGGACCCGCGAGGCTGCGGAGCGGTTATTTGGCGAGCTGGGGAGCCGGCCGAAGCGAACGATGGAGTTCGGGAGCACCCAGCTCATTAAGGAATCTGTAGAGGCTGGCTTAGGCATCGCTTTACTGTCCAGCCACACGGTCAGCAAAGAGCTAAAACTGGGGACGATGCGTATGCTTCGGATTGGCGATTCCTGTGTGCGCCGCCCCTTTTATTGGGTTCAGCGCAACTCCGATACCGAGCCGAAGGCTGTCCGGGTTTTTATCGATATGCTTACTTGA
- a CDS encoding glycoside hydrolase family 130 protein: MSDVRIIGDNIPNMPWQDKPADAVGPVWRHSENPVVKRNPAKGIARIFNSAVAAYDGRFVGVFRAETINGGPHLHMGWSDDALNWKIEEERINFVDEEGKPFQPNYAYDPRLVKVEDTYYIIWCTDFYGAAIGVAKTTDFKTFVRLENPFLPFNRNGVLFPRKINGNFVMLSRPSDSGHTPFGDVFLSESPDFVYWGKHRHVMTKGGQGWWQAVKIGGGPAPIETTEGWLMFYHGVTGTCNGLVYSMGAVILDKDEPSKVKYRSQNYVLTPEEWYEERGFVDNVVFPCATLHDAETGRIAIYYGAADTYVGVAYTTVEEIVNYVKETTETVADDAEIGRI, from the coding sequence ATGAGCGACGTTCGTATTATTGGCGATAACATTCCAAATATGCCTTGGCAGGACAAACCAGCCGATGCTGTAGGTCCGGTGTGGAGACATTCCGAGAACCCGGTAGTCAAACGCAACCCAGCAAAAGGAATCGCACGTATTTTCAATAGCGCTGTAGCTGCTTATGACGGACGCTTTGTCGGTGTCTTCCGCGCGGAGACCATCAACGGCGGTCCACACCTTCATATGGGGTGGAGTGATGATGCGCTGAACTGGAAGATCGAAGAGGAGCGCATTAACTTTGTAGATGAAGAAGGCAAGCCATTCCAGCCGAATTATGCTTATGACCCTCGTCTGGTTAAAGTGGAAGATACTTACTACATTATTTGGTGTACAGATTTCTACGGTGCAGCAATTGGTGTTGCCAAGACGACAGACTTCAAGACCTTTGTTCGTCTGGAGAACCCGTTCCTTCCATTTAACCGTAATGGCGTACTGTTCCCTAGAAAAATCAACGGAAACTTTGTGATGCTGTCCCGTCCAAGCGACAGCGGCCACACTCCATTCGGAGACGTGTTCCTCAGCGAAAGCCCTGACTTCGTATACTGGGGCAAACACCGTCATGTCATGACCAAGGGCGGTCAAGGCTGGTGGCAAGCTGTGAAGATTGGCGGAGGCCCTGCTCCAATCGAAACTACAGAAGGCTGGCTGATGTTCTATCATGGCGTAACCGGCACCTGCAATGGCTTGGTATACAGCATGGGCGCGGTGATCCTTGATAAAGATGAGCCGTCCAAGGTGAAATACCGCTCCCAGAACTATGTGTTGACACCGGAAGAATGGTATGAAGAAAGAGGCTTCGTAGACAATGTAGTGTTCCCGTGTGCTACATTGCATGATGCCGAGACAGGCCGCATCGCGATCTACTATGGCGCCGCTGATACTTATGTTGGTGTAGCGTATACGACTGTTGAAGAAATCGTGAATTATGTTAAGGAAACTACAGAGACCGTAGCGGACGACGCGGAAATCGGAAGAATTTAA
- a CDS encoding ABC transporter permease, with the protein MKIGYMLVALIVLSITSLFIGNSEISPMDIFHLTPVQLQVLQVSRIPRLISIVVAGVSMSVIGLIMQQLTRNRFVSPTTAGTIDSARLGILVALMLFPGAAPLQKMLIAFAFALAGTLIFMRILEKVKFKDTIYIALLGLMFGNIISSITTFFAYKNDLIQNMSSWLQGDFSTILKGRYELIYISIPLVIIAYLFAGRFTLAGMGEEFATNLGLSYRRVVNIGLILVAMISSVVIITVGTIPFLGLVVPNIVTMYRGDNLRITLPHTALLGAIFVLVCDILGQLIIYPYQVSISLTVGVVGSALFLYLLLRRKAYAS; encoded by the coding sequence ATGAAAATCGGCTATATGCTTGTTGCCCTTATTGTCTTATCTATTACATCTTTGTTCATAGGCAATTCGGAAATATCCCCAATGGATATTTTCCATCTGACGCCGGTACAACTCCAGGTGCTTCAGGTCAGCCGGATTCCACGCCTTATCAGCATAGTTGTTGCAGGAGTCAGCATGAGTGTAATTGGTCTGATTATGCAGCAGCTCACCCGCAATCGCTTCGTGTCACCTACGACGGCAGGCACCATTGATTCGGCCAGATTGGGAATTCTGGTAGCTCTTATGCTGTTCCCGGGGGCAGCGCCGCTGCAGAAGATGCTGATTGCCTTCGCTTTTGCCTTGGCGGGTACCCTGATCTTTATGAGGATTCTGGAGAAGGTCAAATTCAAGGACACGATCTATATTGCCCTGCTGGGCTTGATGTTCGGGAACATTATCAGCTCGATCACTACTTTTTTTGCCTATAAAAATGACCTGATTCAGAATATGTCCTCCTGGCTTCAAGGCGATTTCTCCACCATTCTCAAAGGGCGGTATGAGCTGATCTATATCAGCATCCCGCTGGTCATTATTGCTTACCTCTTCGCAGGCCGCTTTACCCTCGCAGGGATGGGAGAGGAGTTCGCAACGAACCTGGGGCTGTCCTATCGGCGAGTGGTGAATATCGGCCTCATTCTGGTCGCTATGATCTCATCTGTTGTCATCATTACGGTCGGGACAATTCCGTTTCTCGGGCTGGTTGTGCCTAATATTGTTACGATGTACCGGGGGGATAATCTGCGGATCACCCTGCCGCATACGGCACTGCTCGGAGCCATCTTCGTGCTTGTCTGCGACATTCTAGGACAGCTGATTATCTATCCCTACCAGGTGTCGATCAGTCTGACTGTCGGCGTGGTGGGCAGCGCCTTGTTCCTGTACCTATTGCTTAGAAGAAAGGCGTATGCGTCATGA
- a CDS encoding iron ABC transporter ATP-binding protein produces MVEVRNVTKRYGDVNVVEKVSLNIKPGTITSFIGPNGAGKSTLLSMMTRLIAKDEGEVFIEGKEIGSWKSQELAKKISVLKQSNHINIRLTVEDLVAFGRFPYSQGRLTEEDRGFIREAIEYMELENFKHKYLDELSGGQRQRAYIAMVIAQNTEYILLDEPLNNLDMKHSVQIMKVLRRMVDELGKTIVIVIHDINFASCYSDYIVALKDGKVVREGPAEEIIETSVLKEVYDMDIPVQWIDGRKICVYFA; encoded by the coding sequence GTGGTAGAGGTTAGAAATGTTACCAAGCGGTATGGGGACGTAAATGTTGTCGAGAAGGTGTCGCTGAATATTAAGCCCGGCACAATCACGTCCTTCATCGGGCCCAACGGGGCAGGGAAGAGCACCCTATTGTCTATGATGACAAGGCTCATCGCCAAGGATGAAGGTGAGGTGTTCATCGAAGGCAAGGAAATCGGCAGCTGGAAGAGCCAGGAGCTCGCCAAGAAGATATCCGTGCTCAAGCAGTCGAACCACATTAATATTCGCTTAACCGTGGAGGACTTGGTCGCTTTCGGCCGCTTTCCCTATTCTCAAGGAAGGTTGACAGAGGAGGATCGGGGATTTATTCGGGAAGCGATTGAATACATGGAACTTGAGAACTTCAAGCATAAGTACCTGGATGAGCTCAGTGGAGGGCAGCGGCAGCGGGCCTACATTGCCATGGTCATCGCTCAGAATACGGAATATATATTGCTCGACGAGCCGCTTAATAATCTAGATATGAAGCATTCTGTTCAGATTATGAAGGTGCTGCGCAGAATGGTTGATGAGCTGGGCAAGACCATTGTGATCGTCATACATGACATCAATTTTGCTTCCTGCTATTCCGATTACATTGTGGCTCTGAAGGATGGCAAGGTTGTCCGGGAAGGACCGGCAGAGGAGATTATAGAAACCTCGGTGCTCAAGGAGGTCTATGACATGGATATTCCTGTGCAGTGGATCGATGGGCGGAAGATCTGTGTGTATTTTGCTTAA